One Candidatus Eisenbacteria bacterium genomic window, CGGGGCGCGCTAGCCTTCTGGACCATCGCTCGAAGTGTGACGCCAGGCCGGTTGAAATCCGGCGCATCAACGACCACGCGGCCGCCCGCTCACGCGGGCGGCTTGCGCGTATCCTGCCCCAGCGAGATGCGCGGCTCCCATCGTCGGTCGGATGAGCGTTCACCACCAGCAACTCGAGATCTCCACGCGCGGCGACGGCGAGATGCACGACCTCACCGAAAAGGTGAGCGCTCTGGTCGCCGCCGCGGAGATCGCCGACGGCATGGCGCTCGTGTTCGTTCCCGGATCGACCGCCGGCGTGACCACCATCGAGTACGAGCCCGGGCTCCTCGAGGACTTCCCCGCGGCGATGGATCGGATCGCCCCACGCGATATCGCGTACGCGCACGACCGCCGCTGGCATGACGGCAACGGCCACTCGCATGTGCGCGCCAGTCTGCTCGGGCCCTCGCTCGCCGTGCCCATCGTGGCCGGCGCGCTGGCGCTCGGCACCTGGCAGCAGATCGTGCTCGTCGACTTCGACAATCGCCAAAGACGCCGCCGGGTGATGGTGACGATCATGGGGGAGTAGCCGGCCCTTCTGTTCTATCCTCCCGTCATGCACAGCACCACACTGCCGGCCAGGCCGCGGGGCCTGGCGCTGGCCTTCAGCTGGCCCCGTGTGCGGTTCACCCTGATCGTCTCCGCGGCGCTCGGGCTGCTGATGAGCACGGGCTGGACCTCAGGACTGCCCGCCTTGTTCTTGCGCACCATGCTCATCGGGCTGATGGCGTTGCTGGTGTTCGGGTTGTTCGAGCAGTGGCCCAGGCGCCTGCCGCGCTGGATCGCTCGCTGGGTGCTGCAGGTGGTGGGCGTGGCGCTCGTCATTCCGCCCTTCACCGCCATCATCTGGTGGCTCGCCACGCCGGCCGGCGCCCCGGCGTTCTATCACGTCAAGGAGCGGATGCAGGGCTATTCGCTGGTCACCGGACTCAGCGTCTTCATCGCGCCGTGGATCGCGCTCGGCGCCCTGGTGCGGCAGAAGGAGGCGATCGCCCGCCACTTGGCGGTGGCTTTCGACCTGGAGCGCAGCCAGCTCGAGCGCCAGGCGCTCGACGCGAGGCTGCGGCTCTTGCAGGCGCAGGTCGCTCCCCACTTCCTATTCAACACCCTGGCCAACGTGCAGGCGCTGGTCGAAGCCGGGTCGCCGCAGGCCTCGGAAGTGCTGCGAAACCTGATCGCCTACCTGCGCGCGGCCGTGCCGCGCTTGAACGAACCCGCCACCACGCTCGACCACGAGCTGCAGCTGGTGCAGGCCTACCTCGACCTCATGCACTTGCGGATGCCGGACCGCCTGCAGTTCACGATGCACGTGGAGGAAGGCGCCCGCGCGCTCCGCTGTCCGCCGATGACGCTGCTCACCCTGGTCGAGAACGCGGTGCGCCATGGCATCGATCCGAGTGAAGAGGGAGGACGCATCGACATTCACGTGCAGCGCCGTGGCGACCGCTGCCTGGTGCGGGTGAGCGACAACGGCGCCGGCCTGGGTCAGTCCGGCCCAGGTCTCGGCACCGGGCTCACCACTCTGCGCGAGCGGCTGCAGCTCGCCTTCGGCGGCGAGACCCGCCTCAGCGTGAGCGCGCAGCAGCCGCGCGGCGTATCCGCCGAGATCGAATTCCCGGCCCGCGAAGCCTGAACGGATGAGCCGCCGACCGACCGCGCTGATCGCCGACGACGAGCCGCTGCTGCGCGAGTCGCTGGCGCGTCAGCTCGCGCAGATCTGGCCCGAGCTCGAGATCGTCGGGCAGGCCCGGAACGGGCGCGAGGCCGTGGAGATGTTCGAGTCCCGCCATCCGGACGTCTGCTTTCTCGACGTGCACATGCCGGGGCTTTCCGGCGTCGAGGCGGCGCATCAGATCGGGGGCCGCGCGCACCTCGTGTTCGTCACCGCCTACGACCACTACGCGGTTCAAGCCTTCGCGCAGGGTGCGCTCGATTACGTCGTGAAGCCGGTCGAGCGCGAGCGGCTCGAAGAGACGGTGACACGGCTCAAGCAGCGTCTGGCGGCCGAGCGTCCGGCGCCCAACACCGAAGGGCTGCTCCAGCAGCTCGCGGACCAGCTCGCGCGCCTCCAGAGCGGCGGGGCGCCGGCGCCGCTTCGTTGGGTCCGCGCGCAGGTGGGGCAGACCGTGCGCCTGATCCAGGTGGACGACATCGACTACCTCCGCTCCGACACCAAGTACACGCGCATCGCCTGGCGCGGGGATGGCGGCGAACCCGACGAGGCGCTGGTCCGCATGGCGCTCAAGGAGCTCGTCGCCCAGCTCGACCCCGGGCAGTTCGCGCAGGTCCATCGCTCGGTCGTCGTCAATCTGCGCGCGATCAGCCACGTGACTCGCGGCGAGAACGAGACCGCCGATGTCCACCTGAAAGGCCGGAACGAGGTGCTGCCGGTGAGCCGCAGCTACCTCCATCTGTTCAAGCAGATGTAGCGCCGGGCGCCGCTCGTCGCCATCCGCCGCAGCTCGTCGCCGCCCCCACCGCCATCCATCGCATCCGGGTATCCGCGGAACGCAACCAGGGCCGAGACTGCGGCTCATGCATGTCACGGTGCTGGCGCCGTGAGGCAGACCGATCCCTGGGAGGCATATCGCTCGCCCGGGCACAGGAGGCAGTCCCGTGAATCCGATCATCGAGGAATCCCAGCGCAAAGCCGCCCGCGTGGTGGGCGCGTGCTACCTGTTCGCGATGGCCGCCGCCATCTTCTCCGAGTCGTTCGTCCGCGGCCGGCTCATGGCCGGCGACGACGTCATGCGGACGGCGCAGAACATCATGGCTCACCAGACGCTCTTCCGCGTCGGCATCGCGGTGGAGCTTCTGACCTTCGCGGCCGACATCGCGCTGATCATCGGGCTCTACGTGATCCTGCGGCCGATCGGCCGCAACCTCGCCCTATTCGCGACCGCCATTCGACTCGCCGCGGAGGCGAGCTTCGTGTCGATGGCCGCCGGGAGCCTGGATGTGCTGCGAATCCTGAGCGGCGCGGAATACCTGCGGGCGTTCGGCCCCGATCAGCTCGCGGCGATGGCCAGGCTGAGCCTCGGATCGCACGCCGCCGCCTACGGCGCAGGCTTCATGTTCCTGGGTCTCGGCTCCACCGTGTTCGCCTGGCTGTGGGTCAAGACGCAGTACGTGCCGAAGGCCTTCGGCTATCTCGGCATCGTCGCCTCGGCACTCCTGGCGCTGGGCAGCCTGGAGATGATCGTGATGCCGGGACTGCGCACGCTCATCTATCCCTGGTACATGGTCCCGATGTTCTTCTTCGAGGTCGGACTGGGGTTGTGGCTCTTGGTGAAGGGATTGAATCTCGAGGGACGCGAGAGCCGGGCGGGGGCGGAAGTCAGCACGGCCAGCTACTCGGCGACGATCTGATGCCTACTGCCCCGGGTGATACCGGCGCTCCGTGTGGCCCTCGAGCTGCGATCGGTGGAAGTAAACCTCGCGCAGGTTGCCGCTGATGAAGCGCTCGATCTGATCGTCGAAGTGCGGCGTTCCCAGATGTCCGCTCGCGCCACCGGCCGTGACCGCCATGGCCCGCACGCGATCGCCGAACTCGACCACCGCGAGGAAACTGTTGCCGTAGTTTCCGTACCACTTGCGGGTTCCGGGATAGGGCCGCGCCACGAACGAGGCCAGTGAGCCCCAGGCCGACGAGGTGAACGGTACGGGGAAACTCGGGGCTGCGTCGTCGAATCGCGGCTCGGTCCCGCTCTCGATCCTCTGAAACCGGTTGATCTCGCCCCACGGTCGTTGCCACGTTCCGAAGACCACGCCCAGCGTGTCCACGGCATCGGCCAGCGTCTGCAACAGCACATCGGGCGCGGCACGGGTGGCGAGGTAGGTCTGTGTCGACATGTTCGCCGCACGCGCGACGCCGGCGACCTGCCGCCCGGCGCGGTCGGCCCAATGGATCGCCAGCGTGGTCGGAATAGACCATGCCGCCCATCGCCGGTCCCAGCCGCGCAGTGCGCCGATCGGCGCCGCGAGCCGAACCTTGAGCGGATCAGCCGGCGGCGCGGCCTCCCATGCCGCGAACAGCGGCGGCAACAACCGCTCGAAGGACGGCAGCTCGCTGTCGAACGCGGCCGCGGCGAGCGATCGCATGGTCCAGTCCTTGCGGCCTTCGAGCAGGCGCAGAGCGTGAAGGCCGCGAGGCGTCTCTTCGCGGCCGGTCTCCACGTAGGCGGGGAAATCCTCTCGTCGCGGACTGTTGGATCCCGCCGCCGACCACGGCCAGTTGTTGCAGTTGTAGAGCCAGCCGTTCGAGGGATTCAACAGATGCGGCGTCTCCTCGACCGACAGAAGGCCCTTGTATGACGTGGCCGGGTGGCTGCCGCTCACCGGGGCCGTCCAGTCGAAGCTCGTGTCACGGCGCGGAATGTAATTGGCGTGGAAGTAGGCGATGTTGCCTTTGGAGTCGGCGAACACGGTGTTGTTCGACGAGTTGCTGTGCAGCTCCATGATCCTGCGAAACGCGGCATAGTCGGCAGCCTTCGTGCGGGTGAAGGATTGGACGAGGCCGTCGACCGGCTTCCGCATGAGGCTGACGCTCACCCAGTTGGCCCCCTCTTTGCGCACCACTGGCCCCCGGTGTGTGTCGTAGACGGTGAACGCTTTGCGTTCCATGCCTCCAGCCGTTCGGTAGGCGACGGTGACCGTCCGCACCTTCACCGGCCGCTCCTCGGAGCCGAAGCGGTAGTGGTAGCGATCATCGCGCCGCACCACCGTCTCGAGGAACTCGTCGATGTTGTCCACGCCGCTCGAGCTGTGCATCCAGCCGGCGGTGCGGTTGAACCCCTGGTAGACGAAGAACTGGCCCCAGGTCACCGCGCCATAAGCGTTCAGTCCTTCGTCGCTGACCATCTGCAGCTCGGAGCGGAAGTAGAAGGACGTATGCGGATTGATCCACAACAGAGCCCGGCCGTTCCTCGCGAGCGCAGGAGCGATGGCGAAGCCGTTCGATCCGTCCGCCGCGGACTCGTCACCGTCGCCGCGGATGCGTCGCGACTCCACCGCGCTGTCGCCGTAGAAGGCCGCGAGCTGGGCCACGCTCACGCGCTCGATGTCGCCGCCGATGCTTCCCTCGGTGAAGCTGAGGGCCATCCATGGCTCGAAGCGGGTAATGAGCCGGGGCTTCACCTCGGGGTGCTGGTAGAGATAGAAGTTGAGGCCATCGGCAAAGGCGTTCATGAGCTTCTGCAGCCACGCCGGGCTGGATCGGTAGAGCACTTTCAACGTGTCGGGATCGACGAACAACTTCATGCGCAGGTCCTGATAAATCGTCGAATCCCCAACCACCTCGGACATGCGTCCCATCGCCTTGATGTAATTAGTCTCCACCCGGCTGAAGTCGTCCTCGGCCTGCGCGTAGAGCGCACCGAACACCGCGTCGGCGTCGCTCTTGCCGTAGACGTGAGCGATGCCCCAGTCGTCCCGAAAGATGGTGACGTTCCGGGCCTGACGTTCCCAGCGTTGGACATCCGACGCCAGAACGCTCAGGGGGAGGGCCGTGGCGAGACCGGCGGCGAGCACGAACACGCGCCTGAGCACGCGCCCAGGTTACACGCTACTCCGTCACCTTCTAAGCCTCGATCCTCCGCTGAGCTTCACGGCGTCGAGGGCCGGGGGCTCCTGCGGTCCAGCGCCGCGAGCAGCGGCGCGTCGAGCTTGTAGATGTCCTCTGCGTAACGCACCTCGCCCGAGTAACCCACGCTCACCGTCCAGTACACGATCAGGATCGGCAGATTGGTCCCGACCGGCACATCCATCGTGGACCCTTGAGCGATCGCCTGCTGGATGCGCGTGCGGTTCCACTCGTCCTGGCCCTGGAGGAGCCGCTCCGCCAGATCGATCGCGTTCTCGATGCGGATGCATCCGTGGCTGAAGGTGCGACGGTTGGCCTCGAAAAGCCGCTGGTTCGGGGTGTCGTGCAGGTAGATCGCGTACTTGTTGGGGAACAGGAACTTCACCTTGCCGAGCGCGTTGTCATCGCCCGGTGGCTGCTTCAAGGTGTAGGGGAAGTCCGTCGAGTCGGCATTCGCCCAGTCGATGGATGACGGGTCGACCACATTGTTCGAAGCGTCGTAGATCACCAGACCCTGGCGCTGGATGACGTTGTCGCCTTTCCGCATCTGAGCAATGATCTCTTCGCGCAGGATCGATTCGGGCACGGACCAGTCGGGATTGAACACGATGGTGCGGATCGGCGCCCGGAAGGTGGGCGTCTGCATGGCCTCCTCGCCGATCTGGGTCCGCGCCTCCCACACGTTCTTGTTGCCGCGGATCAGGTAGGCCTTGAAGGCCGGAAGATTGACCAGCAGGAAGTCCTGTCCCAGGCCGCTCAATACCCAGCGCGCCCGCTCGAGATTCGCGCGCACCTGGGCCGCGCGGGACTTCGCGTCGACGTTCAGCGCATCGGTCGTGGCCTGGTCGATGACGCCGGTCTCCTTGAGGCGATGCCGGACCTGGAAGATCTTCACCGCGCGGACGAGGTCGGGGTCGTAACGGTTGGAGTCCGCCGGTGCGCGTGACGTGTACTCCCCGCTGAGGGCCAGCCGCCGCCGCACCGTCGCGATCCGAGGATCCACCGCCTTGGCCGACAGCGAGCGGCCGGAAGGGACCCTCGGCCAGCCGCCCTGCTGGTCGATCTGACGAAGGCGCTGGAGAGCGCTCACCAGCCCGCGATAGATGAAGTGCTGCGGGCGCTGCTCGTCGATCGCGCGCTCGACCGAAGATGCCTTGGCGATCACACCGAGCGTGCTGTCCAGCGACGAAGCGCCCTCGCGCGGATCCACGTTCCACGCCGAATTGACCTGCGAAGGCACCACCCGGCCGTAACGGACGTCGTCCGCCATGCTGGCCACCGCATCGGCGAGCAGCAGATCGAGAATGGCCTCGCTCTCCGCGGTACGCTCTCGCTTCTCGAGCCTCGATTGGATGGCCTCGAGATGGTAGCCGGCAGGGTCGAGGCCATCGGCGTGCATGGCCCCGATGGCCTTCACGACGCCGTCGGCGCGATCCAGCCAGGCCGGTTTGAAGCCGCGAGCTTCGTAAAACTTTCTGACGCTGGCAGGTTCTTCCAGCGTCTCACCGCCCACCGCAGCGGCTCCCTGAAGTCTCTGGATGTGCGGAACGATCTCGGCGTCCGGAGGCCCGGCGGCGCACCCCGCCAGGGCCACGAACAGGATGGCGAGCCACGCCCGCGGGCCCATGGCGGTCCGCGAGCGATCGTGCGCCCTCAGAGCGCAGCCTCCTTGGCAAACAGGCTGGACGGATTCATCGAAGCTCCTTTGCACAGGCCGAGTCGCAAGGAAAGACCTTCCACAGCCGACCCATGCAACGACCCTGCCGGAATCTGTCAGGGAAACCATCAGACTCACGGGAAGTAGGGCGTGTCCTGTTATGGTGTATGACATATGCCGCTCGAGCCCGAGTTCATCGGCCGCACCTTCGACGACTTCCTCTTCCGGCCCCGCCAGGGCGTGGTCCGCTCGCGGCGATCGGTGCGGCTGACCAGCCGTCTCGCCAAGACGATCTCGCTCGAGCTGCCGATCGTCTCGGCCAACATGGACAGCGTCACCACCGGCGACATGGCCCGTGCGCTCGCGCTGGAAGGCGGGCTCGGCTTCATCCACCGCGCGATGCCGATCGAGGCGCAGGCCGCCGAGGTCGCGCACGTGAAGCGACGGCACGGGCACGTGGTCGAGGAGCCGATCTCGCTGCCGCGCGACGCCACCCTGGCGGAGGCGCGCGAGGTGACGCGCCGCCATCGCATCACCGGCATCCTGATCGAAGAGCAGCGGGGGAGCCGCGTGCTGGCGGGCCTGCTCTCGAACCGTGACATGCCGTGGAGCGACGAAGCGCTGGACCGGAAGGTCGAGGAGTTCATGACTCCCCTCGAGCGGCTCCATGTGGCCCCTCCCGACGTGGACGTTCGTGAAGCGGAGCGCATCCTCTTCGAGCATCGGATCGAGAAGCTGCCACTGGTCGACGCCGAGCGGCGCATTCGCGGGCTCATCACGAAGAGCGATCTCAAGCTCGCGCGTGACCAGCCGGACTCCACGAAGGACGCCCGCGGCCGGCTGCGCGTGGGGGCCGCGACCGGCGCGCGCGGCGATTTCCTCGAGCGCGCCGACGCCTTGGTGGTCGCCGGCGCCGACGTCCTGCTGATCGACATCGCGCACGGTCACTCGGACGTGATGCGACAGGCGGTCGAAGCGGTGCGCGCTCGTCATCCGCAAGTCCCGCTGGTCTGCGGCAACGTGGGCACGGCGGAGGGAGCGAAGTTCCTGCGGGATCTGGGCGTGGACGCGATCAAGGTGGGCATCGGACCGGGGCGCGGCTGTCGCACGCGGCTCGAGACCGGCGCCGGCATCCCGCAGCTCCAGGCCATCCGCGAGGCCTGGCACGCGGTGGGAGAGAACGTCCCGATCATCGCCGACGGCGGCGTGCGCGAGGACAAGGACCTCTTCCTGGCGCTCCTCTGCGGCGCGTCCTCGATCATGCTCG contains:
- a CDS encoding penicillin acylase family protein; translation: MLRRVFVLAAGLATALPLSVLASDVQRWERQARNVTIFRDDWGIAHVYGKSDADAVFGALYAQAEDDFSRVETNYIKAMGRMSEVVGDSTIYQDLRMKLFVDPDTLKVLYRSSPAWLQKLMNAFADGLNFYLYQHPEVKPRLITRFEPWMALSFTEGSIGGDIERVSVAQLAAFYGDSAVESRRIRGDGDESAADGSNGFAIAPALARNGRALLWINPHTSFYFRSELQMVSDEGLNAYGAVTWGQFFVYQGFNRTAGWMHSSSGVDNIDEFLETVVRRDDRYHYRFGSEERPVKVRTVTVAYRTAGGMERKAFTVYDTHRGPVVRKEGANWVSVSLMRKPVDGLVQSFTRTKAADYAAFRRIMELHSNSSNNTVFADSKGNIAYFHANYIPRRDTSFDWTAPVSGSHPATSYKGLLSVEETPHLLNPSNGWLYNCNNWPWSAAGSNSPRREDFPAYVETGREETPRGLHALRLLEGRKDWTMRSLAAAAFDSELPSFERLLPPLFAAWEAAPPADPLKVRLAAPIGALRGWDRRWAAWSIPTTLAIHWADRAGRQVAGVARAANMSTQTYLATRAAPDVLLQTLADAVDTLGVVFGTWQRPWGEINRFQRIESGTEPRFDDAAPSFPVPFTSSAWGSLASFVARPYPGTRKWYGNYGNSFLAVVEFGDRVRAMAVTAGGASGHLGTPHFDDQIERFISGNLREVYFHRSQLEGHTERRYHPGQ
- a CDS encoding DUF4386 domain-containing protein, which produces MNPIIEESQRKAARVVGACYLFAMAAAIFSESFVRGRLMAGDDVMRTAQNIMAHQTLFRVGIAVELLTFAADIALIIGLYVILRPIGRNLALFATAIRLAAEASFVSMAAGSLDVLRILSGAEYLRAFGPDQLAAMARLSLGSHAAAYGAGFMFLGLGSTVFAWLWVKTQYVPKAFGYLGIVASALLALGSLEMIVMPGLRTLIYPWYMVPMFFFEVGLGLWLLVKGLNLEGRESRAGAEVSTASYSATI
- a CDS encoding LytTR family DNA-binding domain-containing protein; translated protein: MSRRPTALIADDEPLLRESLARQLAQIWPELEIVGQARNGREAVEMFESRHPDVCFLDVHMPGLSGVEAAHQIGGRAHLVFVTAYDHYAVQAFAQGALDYVVKPVERERLEETVTRLKQRLAAERPAPNTEGLLQQLADQLARLQSGGAPAPLRWVRAQVGQTVRLIQVDDIDYLRSDTKYTRIAWRGDGGEPDEALVRMALKELVAQLDPGQFAQVHRSVVVNLRAISHVTRGENETADVHLKGRNEVLPVSRSYLHLFKQM
- a CDS encoding histidine kinase codes for the protein MHSTTLPARPRGLALAFSWPRVRFTLIVSAALGLLMSTGWTSGLPALFLRTMLIGLMALLVFGLFEQWPRRLPRWIARWVLQVVGVALVIPPFTAIIWWLATPAGAPAFYHVKERMQGYSLVTGLSVFIAPWIALGALVRQKEAIARHLAVAFDLERSQLERQALDARLRLLQAQVAPHFLFNTLANVQALVEAGSPQASEVLRNLIAYLRAAVPRLNEPATTLDHELQLVQAYLDLMHLRMPDRLQFTMHVEEGARALRCPPMTLLTLVENAVRHGIDPSEEGGRIDIHVQRRGDRCLVRVSDNGAGLGQSGPGLGTGLTTLRERLQLAFGGETRLSVSAQQPRGVSAEIEFPAREA
- a CDS encoding L,D-transpeptidase family protein, translated to MGPRAWLAILFVALAGCAAGPPDAEIVPHIQRLQGAAAVGGETLEEPASVRKFYEARGFKPAWLDRADGVVKAIGAMHADGLDPAGYHLEAIQSRLEKRERTAESEAILDLLLADAVASMADDVRYGRVVPSQVNSAWNVDPREGASSLDSTLGVIAKASSVERAIDEQRPQHFIYRGLVSALQRLRQIDQQGGWPRVPSGRSLSAKAVDPRIATVRRRLALSGEYTSRAPADSNRYDPDLVRAVKIFQVRHRLKETGVIDQATTDALNVDAKSRAAQVRANLERARWVLSGLGQDFLLVNLPAFKAYLIRGNKNVWEARTQIGEEAMQTPTFRAPIRTIVFNPDWSVPESILREEIIAQMRKGDNVIQRQGLVIYDASNNVVDPSSIDWANADSTDFPYTLKQPPGDDNALGKVKFLFPNKYAIYLHDTPNQRLFEANRRTFSHGCIRIENAIDLAERLLQGQDEWNRTRIQQAIAQGSTMDVPVGTNLPILIVYWTVSVGYSGEVRYAEDIYKLDAPLLAALDRRSPRPSTP
- a CDS encoding IMP dehydrogenase, whose protein sequence is MPLEPEFIGRTFDDFLFRPRQGVVRSRRSVRLTSRLAKTISLELPIVSANMDSVTTGDMARALALEGGLGFIHRAMPIEAQAAEVAHVKRRHGHVVEEPISLPRDATLAEAREVTRRHRITGILIEEQRGSRVLAGLLSNRDMPWSDEALDRKVEEFMTPLERLHVAPPDVDVREAERILFEHRIEKLPLVDAERRIRGLITKSDLKLARDQPDSTKDARGRLRVGAATGARGDFLERADALVVAGADVLLIDIAHGHSDVMRQAVEAVRARHPQVPLVCGNVGTAEGAKFLRDLGVDAIKVGIGPGRGCRTRLETGAGIPQLQAIREAWHAVGENVPIIADGGVREDKDLFLALLCGASSIMLGSMLAGTDEAPGTVIEDPATRQKHKIYRGMTSPQAVLQALYDGGEGEDPFETPAEGQEIEVPYKGSVVDVLHRIRGHLRSAVSYAGTDTLAAVRSEAVKNPLPYLVPLSAAARRESFER
- a CDS encoding secondary thiamine-phosphate synthase enzyme YjbQ, which gives rise to MSVHHQQLEISTRGDGEMHDLTEKVSALVAAAEIADGMALVFVPGSTAGVTTIEYEPGLLEDFPAAMDRIAPRDIAYAHDRRWHDGNGHSHVRASLLGPSLAVPIVAGALALGTWQQIVLVDFDNRQRRRRVMVTIMGE